From Pseudomonas sp. G.S.17, the proteins below share one genomic window:
- a CDS encoding NAD-dependent malic enzyme, with amino-acid sequence MSDSTDQALLVPFVGPTLLGTPLLNKGTAFTQHERDTLHLQGLLPQQIETIEQQVQRAYHQFQGCPTDLDKHVLLRSIQDFNETLFFRLVDEHLDEMLPIIYTPTVGKACQEFSRIYRSHRGLFISIADGDRIDEILNNVTKDHVKVIVVSDCERILGLGDQGVGGMGIPIGKLSLYTACGGISPAYTLPVVLDVGTNNPGLLADPLYFGRREQRIRGAEYDAFLQAFVEGVQRRWPEAILQFEDFALTNAMPLLARYRDQLCCFNDDIQGTAAVTVGTLLAACKVKGQRLSDQTVAFVGAGSAGCGIAEQIIAAMQLEGLSEAQARSQVFLLNSKGLLTDRQPDLYDFQQRLAHSSESLAQWDFDADWPSLQDVVSNAKPTVLIGVSGKAGLFTQPIIQTMHAHCAQPIIMPLSNPTSQIEAHPKDILQWTDGKALVATGSPFLPIELFGKTFPIAQCNNSYIFPGIGLGAIASKATRITDGMLMASAQALADSAGAGQMLPPLRDVQAVSKRIALAVGLAAQRDLVAEPASEQALRDAIDEHFWYPVYRNYERRPE; translated from the coding sequence ATGAGTGATTCCACCGATCAAGCCCTATTAGTCCCTTTTGTTGGTCCGACGTTGCTCGGTACGCCCCTGCTGAACAAGGGCACGGCGTTTACCCAGCACGAGCGCGACACGTTGCATTTGCAAGGCCTGCTGCCACAGCAGATTGAAACTATCGAGCAACAAGTCCAGCGCGCTTATCACCAGTTCCAGGGATGCCCGACCGATCTGGACAAGCATGTTCTGCTGCGCTCGATCCAGGATTTCAATGAAACCCTGTTCTTCCGCCTGGTCGACGAGCATCTCGATGAAATGCTGCCGATTATCTACACGCCGACGGTGGGCAAGGCCTGCCAGGAATTCTCGCGGATCTATCGCAGTCATCGCGGCTTGTTCATCAGTATTGCCGACGGCGACCGCATCGACGAGATCCTCAACAATGTCACCAAGGACCATGTAAAAGTCATCGTCGTCAGTGATTGCGAGCGCATTCTGGGGCTTGGCGATCAGGGTGTTGGTGGCATGGGCATTCCTATCGGCAAGCTGTCGTTGTATACCGCTTGCGGTGGGATCAGTCCGGCCTACACCTTGCCGGTGGTGCTGGATGTGGGCACCAATAATCCGGGTTTGCTGGCTGATCCGTTGTACTTCGGACGCCGGGAACAGCGCATTCGCGGCGCTGAATATGATGCTTTCCTTCAGGCGTTTGTCGAGGGCGTTCAGCGCCGCTGGCCTGAGGCGATTCTGCAATTCGAAGACTTTGCCCTGACCAATGCCATGCCGCTGTTGGCGCGTTATCGCGACCAGTTGTGTTGCTTCAACGACGATATTCAGGGCACTGCCGCTGTCACCGTAGGTACTTTGCTTGCGGCCTGTAAGGTCAAGGGTCAGCGTCTGTCGGACCAGACCGTTGCATTTGTAGGTGCCGGCTCCGCAGGATGCGGGATTGCCGAGCAGATCATTGCGGCGATGCAATTGGAAGGCTTGAGCGAAGCCCAGGCGCGCAGCCAGGTATTCCTGCTCAACAGCAAAGGCTTGCTGACCGATCGCCAGCCGGATCTTTATGATTTCCAGCAACGCCTGGCGCATTCCAGCGAGTCGCTGGCGCAATGGGATTTCGACGCAGACTGGCCGTCGCTGCAGGACGTTGTGAGCAATGCCAAACCCACGGTGTTGATTGGCGTGTCAGGCAAGGCCGGTTTGTTCACCCAGCCGATCATCCAGACCATGCATGCGCATTGTGCGCAGCCGATCATCATGCCGCTGTCCAACCCGACGTCGCAGATCGAAGCCCATCCCAAAGACATCCTGCAATGGACCGACGGGAAGGCGCTGGTCGCTACCGGCAGCCCGTTTCTGCCTATCGAGCTGTTTGGCAAAACCTTCCCCATCGCGCAGTGCAACAACTCCTACATCTTCCCCGGCATTGGCCTGGGCGCGATTGCCAGCAAGGCAACGCGGATTACCGACGGCATGCTCATGGCTTCGGCCCAGGCACTCGCCGACAGCGCCGGGGCAGGGCAGATGTTGCCGCCGTTGCGGGATGTCCAGGCGGTGAGCAAGCGTATTGCCCTGGCGGTGGGTTTGGCTGCGCAGCGCGATCTGGTCGCCGAGCCCGCGTCTGAGCAAGCGCTGCGAGACGCCATCGATGAGCATTTCTGGTATCCGGTCTATCGGAACTACGAGCGTCGCCCGGAGTAA
- a CDS encoding 2-keto-4-pentenoate hydratase yields the protein MNSATSPSRLAQLLVDAHREHSPLGEFDADLQPTDKDAAYQIQQDVLHLRGVTPGGWKIGSKSHTGPIQGSPLPQNCLFASASEFDRAGYPQVGLELEVAFRFNRAFTPRDEAYSDDEVMAGIGEMAATIELVSSRFAAWPKIEPLTQLADLLNHGALIVGEFVPYQDGFDFVNPTLELTLNGASIVPSAVANPAGDPRRLLAWLVNHHTGQGLTVPKEFVITTGSYTGIFFAESAGKVSGKILGLPAISLTLV from the coding sequence TTGAACTCAGCAACCTCACCTTCGCGCCTGGCGCAATTGCTTGTCGATGCACACCGAGAACACAGCCCATTGGGCGAATTCGACGCTGACCTGCAGCCAACTGACAAGGACGCTGCCTACCAGATCCAGCAGGACGTCCTTCACTTGCGTGGCGTGACGCCTGGCGGCTGGAAGATCGGCTCGAAATCCCATACCGGTCCGATTCAGGGATCGCCGCTGCCACAGAACTGCCTGTTCGCCTCGGCCAGCGAGTTTGATCGCGCCGGTTACCCGCAGGTGGGCCTGGAACTGGAAGTCGCCTTTCGCTTCAATCGCGCGTTCACCCCGCGCGACGAGGCTTACAGCGACGATGAGGTCATGGCGGGGATTGGCGAAATGGCCGCGACCATTGAACTGGTCTCCAGCCGTTTTGCTGCCTGGCCGAAAATCGAACCGCTGACTCAGCTGGCCGACCTGCTCAATCACGGCGCATTGATCGTCGGCGAATTTGTGCCTTACCAAGACGGCTTCGATTTCGTTAATCCAACCCTTGAGCTGACGCTGAACGGCGCCAGTATCGTGCCGTCGGCGGTCGCAAATCCGGCGGGTGATCCGCGTCGCTTGCTGGCGTGGCTAGTCAATCATCACACCGGCCAAGGGTTGACCGTGCCCAAGGAATTCGTGATCACCACCGGTTCCTACACCGGGATATTTTTCGCTGAAAGTGCCGGGAAAGTCAGCGGCAAAATCCTCGGTTTGCCGGCGATTTCCCTGACGCTGGTGTAG